Proteins from a single region of Caloramator sp. E03:
- the aroB gene encoding 3-dehydroquinate synthase: MLKLEVNIPDRKYPIYIDKGIINRIGEEIRKIYNNKKIAIITDSNVEKLYGPQIENNLKKADFLTKKIIIEPGEKSKSFIVLQSVCDELLKFGLNRGDLVIAFGGGVVGDLGGFAASIILRGIPYIQIPTTLLSQIDSSIGGKVAINTIHGKNLIGSFYQPLAVFIDPDLLKSLDDKFLYDGMAEVIKYGAIRDEKLFYNLLKYESKEELFENIEEVIYKSCSIKKDIVEKDEKDKGERMLLNFGHTIGHGIEKYFKYERYTHGEAVAIGMAVITERSEELGITEKGTFNLLKNAINKYNLPHRMPPVNKNELINAIGLDKKNIGKDMHIILIEKIGKSFVKKIKIDDIEKYINI; encoded by the coding sequence GTGCTTAAGCTTGAGGTAAATATTCCTGATAGGAAGTATCCAATATATATAGATAAAGGAATTATAAATCGTATTGGGGAAGAGATAAGAAAAATATACAATAATAAAAAAATAGCCATAATAACTGATTCAAATGTTGAAAAGTTATATGGCCCCCAAATAGAAAATAACCTTAAAAAAGCAGATTTTTTAACCAAGAAAATTATAATTGAACCAGGTGAAAAAAGCAAATCTTTTATAGTTTTACAAAGTGTTTGTGATGAACTTTTAAAGTTTGGTTTAAATAGAGGTGATTTAGTTATTGCCTTTGGTGGAGGAGTTGTTGGCGATTTAGGAGGATTTGCTGCTTCTATAATTTTAAGAGGAATTCCCTATATTCAAATTCCTACCACATTACTATCTCAGATTGATAGTAGTATAGGTGGGAAAGTTGCTATAAATACAATACATGGGAAAAACCTTATTGGAAGCTTTTATCAGCCTCTTGCTGTATTTATTGATCCAGATTTGCTAAAAAGTTTAGATGATAAATTTTTATATGACGGTATGGCAGAGGTTATAAAATATGGAGCAATAAGAGATGAAAAACTCTTTTATAACTTATTAAAATATGAATCTAAAGAGGAATTGTTTGAAAATATAGAAGAAGTTATTTACAAAAGCTGTAGCATTAAAAAAGATATTGTAGAGAAAGATGAGAAAGATAAAGGGGAAAGGATGTTGCTTAATTTTGGACATACAATAGGGCATGGAATTGAAAAATATTTTAAATATGAAAGATATACTCATGGTGAGGCAGTAGCAATTGGTATGGCTGTAATTACTGAAAGAAGTGAAGAACTTGGGATTACTGAAAAAGGTACTTTTAACTTACTAAAAAATGCTATAAACAAATATAATCTGCCCCATAGGATGCCACCAGTTAATAAAAATGAACTAATAAATGCTATAGGCTTGGATAAAAAAAATATTGGAAAAGATATGCATATTATCTTGATAGAAAAGATAGGAAAAAGCTTTGTTAAAAAAATAAAAATAGATGATATAGAAAAATATATTAATATTTAA
- a CDS encoding prephenate dehydrogenase yields the protein MILLEDLDFNITVVGLGLIGGSYAMALKDLNPKKLWAVDVDENVLKTAEEMKIIDKGYKNPEIPLKESDIVIIALYPKLAIKFIKENINNFKINAIITDVGGIKEEIVKEINSFLPENLDFIGGHPMAGKEKQGIAYASKDIFKGASYIFTPTERNKEENIQILESIAKKIGCKTTVRISPKQHDEIIAFTSHLPHILAVALINCDLINLQTSLFVGGSFKDSTRVAEINTSLWIELLTSNKENIINKLENFENKIKLIKNAIKENNYSLIKSEFEKASLRRKELEL from the coding sequence GTGATACTGTTGGAGGATTTAGACTTTAATATTACGGTTGTAGGTTTAGGATTAATAGGTGGTTCTTATGCAATGGCTCTAAAAGATTTAAACCCCAAAAAACTGTGGGCAGTAGATGTAGATGAGAATGTTTTAAAAACAGCTGAGGAAATGAAAATAATCGATAAAGGATATAAAAATCCAGAGATTCCACTAAAGGAATCTGACATAGTAATTATTGCATTATATCCTAAGCTTGCGATTAAGTTTATTAAAGAAAATATTAATAATTTCAAGATAAATGCTATTATAACTGACGTAGGTGGCATTAAAGAAGAAATTGTTAAGGAAATCAATTCATTTCTTCCAGAAAACTTAGATTTTATAGGTGGCCATCCTATGGCTGGGAAAGAAAAGCAAGGTATAGCTTATGCATCGAAAGATATTTTTAAAGGTGCAAGTTACATCTTTACCCCTACAGAAAGAAATAAAGAAGAGAATATTCAGATTTTGGAAAGCATTGCAAAAAAAATTGGATGTAAAACTACTGTGAGGATAAGCCCAAAGCAGCATGATGAAATAATTGCTTTTACAAGCCATCTTCCACATATATTAGCAGTTGCTCTAATAAATTGTGACTTAATAAATTTACAAACCTCTTTGTTTGTTGGAGGAAGTTTTAAGGATAGTACAAGAGTGGCAGAAATAAACACATCTTTATGGATAGAACTTTTAACTTCAAATAAAGAAAATATAATCAATAAATTAGAAAATTTTGAAAACAAAATCAAACTTATAAAAAATGCTATCAAAGAGAATAATTATAGTCTTATTAAATCTGAATTTGAAAAAGCAAGTTTAAGAAGAAAGGAGTTAGAATTATAA
- a CDS encoding DNA methyltransferase codes for MEEIVKAETYKGLYGMHKYWGKKPFNVICEFIKKYSKEGDIVLDSFCGSGITLIEALKLNRRAVGFDLNPIAIMLTKASLKRVDIKILKKEFEEIKKELEPLINSLYETTCEKCGGIAYETHVIWNKGEPQEVWYKCDNCKLKKVIRKGNDYDKEQCENPRIKPLWYPTTAMFENSRLNVREGQTVADLFTNRAIVALSYLLDRIKRVKDPIIKETFEITFTGALSQASKLVFVIRRRNKNSTSGKEETGRAEVGSWVVGYWIPEEHFEINVWNCFENRFKKILKGKEDVNKTFSKEIAFYDEFNSLKYSKSGALILNASATDIDIPDNSIDYVFIDPPHGNRILYMEMSLMWNSWLGLEFNCDWENEIVVSEAKYRNKNVDSYSKMMNLALLEIKRVLKYGCYFSLAFNSLDDETWLEMLNMCIGTGFNVVDISPLGYSANSVVQDNRKNALKTDFVITCKKILNQKQKE; via the coding sequence ATGGAAGAAATAGTTAAAGCAGAAACATATAAAGGTCTTTACGGCATGCATAAATATTGGGGTAAAAAGCCTTTTAATGTTATTTGTGAATTTATTAAGAAATATTCTAAAGAAGGAGATATAGTTTTAGATTCCTTTTGTGGTTCTGGTATAACGCTAATTGAAGCTTTAAAGTTAAATAGAAGGGCTGTAGGATTTGATTTAAACCCTATTGCAATAATGTTAACTAAAGCCTCATTAAAAAGAGTTGATATAAAAATACTAAAAAAAGAATTTGAAGAAATTAAAAAAGAATTAGAACCACTAATTAATTCTTTATATGAAACTACTTGCGAAAAATGTGGAGGTATTGCTTATGAAACCCATGTTATATGGAATAAAGGAGAGCCTCAAGAGGTATGGTATAAATGTGATAATTGTAAATTAAAAAAAGTTATTCGAAAAGGAAATGATTATGATAAAGAACAATGTGAGAATCCAAGAATAAAACCTTTGTGGTATCCAACTACAGCTATGTTTGAAAACAGCAGGTTAAATGTAAGAGAAGGACAAACCGTTGCTGATTTATTTACTAACAGAGCAATTGTTGCTCTATCTTATTTACTTGACAGAATTAAAAGAGTTAAAGATCCAATAATAAAAGAAACATTTGAAATAACCTTTACAGGTGCACTTTCACAGGCAAGTAAGCTTGTTTTTGTAATACGAAGAAGAAACAAAAATTCAACTTCAGGAAAAGAAGAAACAGGCCGTGCAGAAGTTGGAAGTTGGGTAGTAGGATATTGGATTCCAGAGGAACACTTTGAGATAAATGTTTGGAACTGCTTTGAAAACAGATTTAAGAAAATTTTAAAAGGAAAAGAAGACGTAAATAAAACTTTTAGTAAAGAAATAGCTTTTTACGATGAATTTAATAGTTTGAAATATAGCAAAAGTGGGGCTTTAATATTAAATGCTTCAGCAACTGATATTGATATACCTGATAATTCAATTGACTATGTTTTTATTGACCCTCCTCACGGCAATAGAATTTTATATATGGAAATGAGTTTAATGTGGAATTCATGGTTGGGATTAGAATTTAATTGTGATTGGGAAAATGAAATTGTTGTATCAGAGGCAAAATATAGAAACAAGAATGTAGATTCTTATTCAAAAATGATGAATTTAGCATTGCTTGAGATTAAAAGAGTATTAAAATACGGCTGCTATTTTTCCTTAGCCTTTAACAGCCTTGATGATGAAACATGGTTGGAAATGTTAAATATGTGTATAGGCACAGGATTCAATGTCGTAGATATTAGCCCTCTTGGATATTCAGCTAATTCTGTTGTTCAAGATAACAGAAAAAATGCATTAAAAACTGACTTTGTAATTACATGTAAAAAAATATTAAATCAGAAACAGAAAGAATAG
- the aroA gene encoding 3-phosphoshikimate 1-carboxyvinyltransferase, whose amino-acid sequence MSSIQIIPSKLKGHVKIPPSKSLCHRAIIAAGLSDGVSNIENIILSDDIIATCSGMEALGAKIEKEDNRFIIKGSKELRPKRREIDCIESGSTLRFLIPIALLTGEKITFDGRGRLKSRPLTPYYKIFKNQNIYYSSEEGLPLTLQGRLKPGNYEIEGNISSQFITGLLFTLPLLDGDSKIIITTELESKGYVDLTLDILNSFSIKIENNNYKEFFINGNQKYKAINYYVEGDFSQAAFWLTAGILGEEVECTNLNINSLQGDKVIVDIIREMGGNVAIDGNIITAKTSKTKGIVIDASQIPDIVPILAVLGALSSGTTRIINAGRLRIKESDRLKAITTELSKLGADIKEQSDGLTIHGKEKLKGGTVSSWNDHRIAMALAIASIKCTEPVIITGSDAVKKSYPEFFKDFSMLGGITNEWSLGREY is encoded by the coding sequence TTGAGTAGCATACAAATTATACCTTCAAAGCTTAAAGGCCATGTTAAAATACCACCATCAAAAAGTCTTTGCCATAGAGCAATCATAGCTGCAGGCCTTTCTGATGGTGTTAGCAATATAGAAAATATTATACTTTCTGATGATATTATAGCTACCTGTTCTGGTATGGAAGCATTAGGGGCAAAAATTGAAAAGGAAGATAATAGATTTATTATTAAAGGTTCTAAAGAGTTACGTCCAAAAAGAAGGGAAATAGATTGTATTGAGTCTGGGTCTACTTTGCGTTTTTTAATACCAATTGCTCTTTTAACAGGAGAGAAAATTACTTTTGATGGAAGAGGAAGATTAAAAAGCCGTCCACTTACACCTTATTATAAAATATTTAAGAACCAGAATATCTATTATAGCAGTGAAGAAGGGTTGCCACTTACTTTGCAAGGAAGGCTAAAGCCAGGGAATTATGAAATAGAAGGTAATATCAGTTCTCAATTTATTACTGGACTATTATTTACACTACCTTTATTAGATGGAGACTCTAAGATTATTATTACAACAGAATTGGAATCTAAAGGATATGTGGATTTAACTTTAGATATTTTAAACAGTTTTTCTATTAAAATTGAAAATAATAACTATAAGGAATTTTTTATAAATGGAAATCAAAAGTATAAAGCAATAAACTATTACGTTGAAGGAGACTTTTCTCAAGCAGCTTTCTGGCTAACAGCTGGAATACTTGGTGAAGAAGTTGAATGTACTAATTTAAATATTAATTCACTTCAAGGTGATAAGGTAATCGTAGATATTATAAGAGAAATGGGTGGAAATGTAGCTATAGATGGGAATATAATAACTGCAAAAACTTCTAAAACGAAAGGAATTGTAATAGATGCTTCTCAGATTCCGGATATTGTTCCAATTTTAGCAGTATTAGGAGCGTTAAGCAGTGGAACTACACGAATAATAAATGCAGGAAGGCTTCGAATAAAAGAGTCTGACAGATTAAAAGCTATTACTACAGAGTTGAGTAAGTTAGGTGCGGATATAAAGGAACAGTCAGATGGGTTAACAATTCATGGAAAAGAAAAGCTTAAAGGAGGAACAGTTAGCAGTTGGAATGATCATAGAATAGCAATGGCACTTGCTATTGCTTCTATTAAATGTACTGAACCTGTAATCATTACAGGTAGTGATGCGGTAAAGAAATCTTATCCAGAATTTTTTAAAGACTTTTCTATGTTAGGAGGAATAACAAATGAGTGGAGTCTGGGGAGAGAATATTAA
- a CDS encoding IS256 family transposase has product MSLLSKAQLKEFIKENNITSVAGIQSTLKELFKDVLEEMLQAELDTTLGYEKYDVKNKQTDNSRNGFSKKTIKTEFGEMEIDVPRDRNGEFEPKIVPKNKTDISGIEDKIISLYARGMSTRDIQDQIKDLYGIDISPELVSKITDRIIPEVKEWQSRPLEKIYSFIFMDAIHYKVREEGRILNRAAYVVLGVNIEGYKEVLGIWIGENESSRFWLGVLNDLKGRGVEDVLVFCVDGLTGMKEAIQAAYPKSEIQRCIIHQLRNSFKYVSYKHLKEFTKDFKNVYNALNEEVAKEKLKEVEQKWGSQYPYAIKSWENNWDVISPFFKFPDEIRKIMYTTNIIESLHRQFRKVTKTKTIFPTDLSLEKMLYLSVKNIDKKWTQRYRNWDMVINQLMIIYPGRI; this is encoded by the coding sequence ATGTCACTTTTATCAAAAGCACAACTAAAAGAATTTATTAAAGAAAATAACATCACAAGTGTAGCTGGAATCCAATCTACCCTTAAAGAATTATTTAAAGATGTCTTAGAAGAAATGCTTCAAGCGGAGCTTGATACAACTTTAGGCTATGAAAAATATGATGTAAAAAATAAGCAAACCGATAACAGCAGAAATGGATTTTCTAAAAAAACAATTAAAACTGAATTTGGTGAAATGGAAATCGATGTCCCAAGAGACAGAAATGGCGAATTTGAGCCTAAAATTGTTCCTAAAAATAAAACAGATATCTCTGGAATTGAAGATAAGATAATATCCCTTTATGCTAGAGGAATGAGCACAAGAGATATACAGGATCAAATTAAAGATCTCTATGGCATAGATATATCACCAGAGCTTGTTAGTAAAATTACAGATCGTATTATTCCAGAAGTTAAGGAATGGCAAAGTAGACCTTTAGAAAAAATTTATTCCTTTATATTTATGGATGCTATACACTATAAAGTAAGAGAAGAAGGACGTATTCTTAATCGTGCAGCTTATGTTGTTCTTGGGGTTAACATTGAGGGATATAAAGAAGTTCTTGGTATATGGATAGGAGAAAATGAATCATCAAGATTCTGGCTTGGAGTCCTTAACGACCTTAAGGGCAGGGGTGTAGAAGATGTTCTGGTTTTCTGTGTTGATGGTCTCACTGGAATGAAAGAAGCTATACAAGCAGCTTATCCAAAGTCAGAAATACAAAGGTGCATAATACATCAATTGAGAAATTCATTTAAATATGTTTCATACAAACATCTTAAAGAGTTTACAAAAGACTTTAAAAATGTATATAACGCATTGAATGAGGAGGTAGCTAAAGAAAAACTTAAGGAAGTAGAACAGAAATGGGGCTCTCAATATCCATATGCAATTAAGAGTTGGGAAAACAACTGGGATGTAATATCACCTTTCTTTAAATTCCCTGATGAAATAAGAAAAATCATGTATACTACAAACATAATAGAAAGTCTACACAGGCAGTTTAGAAAAGTAACTAAGACAAAAACTATATTCCCCACAGATTTGTCATTAGAAAAAATGCTTTATCTATCGGTTAAAAATATAGATAAGAAGTGGACTCAAAGGTATAGAAACTGGGATATGGTAATCAATCAGCTTATGATAATATATCCGGGAAGAATATAG
- the aroC gene encoding chorismate synthase encodes MSGVWGENIKFSIFGESHGKAIGITIDGLPPGINLNIEEIEYEMRRRAPGQNEFSTPRKETDSFEILSGYFNNYTTGTPLCAIIWNKNQESKDYNELRNILRPGHADYTGYVKYEGFNDYRGGGHFSGRLTAPLVFAGAVAKQILALKRILIGSHIYQIGNIKDVPFDKVKINEDCIKNLNKSTFPVLDEEKGEEMKRLILEAKNDLDSVGGVIEAAAINLPKGLGSPFFDSVESKISHLLFSIPAVKGVEFGMGFEISKLKGSEANDEFYIENEEIKTRTNNNGGILGGITNGMPLIFRAAFKPTPSIAKTQKTVDVLKKENVELKIKGRHDPCIVQRAVPVVEAVTAMAILDLLYSK; translated from the coding sequence ATGAGTGGAGTCTGGGGAGAGAATATTAAATTTTCTATTTTTGGAGAATCCCACGGGAAAGCTATAGGAATAACAATCGACGGGCTTCCGCCTGGAATCAATCTTAATATAGAAGAAATTGAATATGAAATGAGAAGGAGGGCTCCAGGACAAAATGAGTTCTCAACTCCAAGAAAGGAAACAGATAGTTTTGAAATATTAAGTGGGTATTTTAATAATTACACTACAGGTACACCACTTTGTGCTATTATATGGAATAAAAATCAAGAATCAAAGGATTATAATGAATTAAGAAATATTTTACGTCCTGGACATGCAGATTATACAGGCTATGTTAAGTATGAAGGATTCAATGATTATAGAGGAGGAGGGCATTTTTCAGGCCGTTTAACAGCTCCACTGGTTTTTGCAGGAGCTGTTGCAAAACAAATTTTAGCACTAAAGAGAATTTTGATTGGAAGCCACATTTATCAAATTGGGAATATAAAAGATGTGCCTTTTGATAAAGTTAAGATTAATGAAGACTGCATAAAAAATTTGAATAAAAGTACTTTCCCTGTATTAGATGAAGAAAAAGGAGAAGAAATGAAAAGGCTCATTTTAGAAGCAAAAAATGATTTGGATTCTGTTGGAGGGGTTATAGAAGCTGCAGCAATAAATCTGCCTAAAGGCTTAGGCTCTCCCTTCTTTGATTCTGTTGAGAGCAAAATATCGCATCTTTTATTTTCAATTCCTGCAGTAAAGGGAGTAGAATTCGGGATGGGATTTGAAATTTCAAAATTAAAAGGCTCAGAGGCTAATGATGAGTTTTACATAGAAAATGAAGAAATAAAAACTCGTACTAATAACAATGGAGGTATATTAGGTGGAATAACAAATGGAATGCCTTTAATATTTAGAGCAGCTTTTAAGCCAACGCCATCTATTGCTAAAACTCAAAAAACTGTAGATGTATTGAAAAAAGAAAATGTAGAATTAAAAATTAAAGGACGTCATGATCCTTGTATTGTACAAAGAGCTGTTCCTGTGGTAGAGGCAGTAACTGCAATGGCTATTTTAGACTTATTATATTCTAAATAA
- the aroF gene encoding 3-deoxy-7-phosphoheptulonate synthase: MIIIMKPGASEEAIEKLKLKVESLGVRVSMTKGENCTILGLIGDTSNIEPSRFLVNENVEKILRVQEPFKLANRYFHPQDTVIKVGDSTIGGNKIAVIAGPCSVESEEQILTIAKQVKESGATFLRGGAYKPRTSPYSFQGLKEDGLELLKLAKEETGLPVVTEVMSAALIEKVSEYADILQIGARNMQNFDLLKEVGRTNKPVLLKRGLSATIEEFLMSAEYIMAEGNQNVILCERGIRTFETYTRNTLDLSAVPALKKLSHLPVIVDPSHATGMWWMVEPLAKAAIAVGADGLIIEVHNDPANAKCDGEQSIKPERFDSLMKSLKEIARINNRSL; encoded by the coding sequence ATGATTATCATTATGAAACCAGGAGCTTCTGAAGAAGCAATCGAAAAACTTAAATTAAAAGTTGAAAGTTTGGGGGTTAGAGTTAGCATGACTAAGGGAGAAAATTGTACTATATTAGGATTAATAGGCGACACAAGTAATATTGAACCCAGCAGGTTTTTAGTAAATGAAAATGTTGAAAAAATTTTGAGGGTACAAGAGCCTTTTAAATTAGCCAATAGATATTTTCATCCTCAGGATACTGTAATAAAAGTTGGAGATAGCACAATAGGAGGAAATAAAATAGCAGTTATAGCTGGTCCGTGTTCTGTAGAAAGCGAAGAACAGATTTTAACTATAGCAAAGCAAGTAAAAGAGTCAGGAGCAACTTTTTTAAGAGGCGGTGCTTATAAGCCAAGAACATCTCCTTATAGTTTCCAAGGTTTAAAGGAAGATGGCCTTGAACTTTTAAAATTAGCAAAAGAAGAAACAGGACTTCCAGTTGTAACAGAAGTCATGTCAGCAGCACTGATTGAAAAGGTTAGTGAATATGCAGATATACTCCAAATAGGTGCAAGGAATATGCAAAACTTCGATTTACTGAAAGAAGTAGGAAGAACTAATAAACCAGTTCTTTTAAAGAGAGGCTTATCTGCTACCATAGAAGAGTTTTTGATGTCAGCAGAATATATAATGGCAGAAGGAAACCAAAATGTAATACTTTGTGAAAGAGGTATTAGAACTTTTGAAACCTATACAAGAAATACTTTAGATTTAAGTGCTGTGCCTGCTCTAAAAAAATTAAGTCATCTGCCTGTCATTGTTGATCCAAGTCATGCAACGGGAATGTGGTGGATGGTAGAGCCATTAGCAAAAGCTGCTATAGCCGTTGGTGCAGATGGTCTTATAATAGAAGTTCATAATGATCCAGCAAATGCAAAGTGTGATGGTGAACAGTCAATTAAACCTGAGAGGTTTGATTCCCTTATGAAATCTTTAAAAGAGATAGCACGTATAAATAATAGAAGTTTATAA
- a CDS encoding DUF6055 domain-containing protein: MFVFTINSFFIPGCTSKIKKNNEDNDKSIMAQISLKEPKPIYNKTPENSHEIKELDKEIADLFNVPDDYEELPLNSTELIEKAFNDGKITLEKASLLKVFADYEPERLLDEYKSNQPADTCEYAIKYLVDNWDSLSKEIQNQVLPYLIPLNDNRSFFSPHNKKENKNTASNLNFFNEVYAANDDYEVCEDEFIYDGQKIKILYYEGKKWSDKKRQSIKNMASQVKEALTYSWEKFKPLMKVKPSKPLIIEIIDLPKTKLGEEFYYDGKYRIRINILLCDFEKTIKSTVAHELFHVFQDELKIGYNTVDEKWLCEATAVWSENYAYPDYNVEHCRHPGFFRTLDKERIGYGKLFEYDSYMFFYYLTDYAGMNFIPEIIKTAGKKGSESIRPFLDENIKNIKETYSKFALYNWNWPPVDKYYDYGKITGGPSGKSFKKKIMKTDEEDKATVSLKPGALMYYLYIFNQKDPMLQHVTVTFDKSIADDKYLKRQAILRINGKWIVEDWSDITEKQFCKAKTDKSEDIQALILIYSNANLKEELKDVDKFTIQTGKCYKEVDLKLSFEYNLKSYDFEWKSKGNMIEKLEIKDHYYYVVKNSSYNFTGEGFSEGKKIVETSGSFSVSINNPNINNSMVRVLKKPAENIEGLKETYEKYGIKENIPPHGIFVTAPALLQGTSLKGNTTFYFPEPIGKVSLSDPLPLDGISQVIAITMDMDDWNAKGISISKEINVFNHKCPLTKAFLVDFDKIIKQLNNIESMPGMGSQMPNSKEMQDAMEFLKENNMGNILNIENQGNTSKLSSFTAINSITKAMIPGNKITKGSATLKIRANAVNTKYYGE; this comes from the coding sequence TTGTTTGTTTTTACAATTAATTCTTTTTTTATACCTGGATGTACTTCAAAAATTAAAAAAAATAATGAGGATAATGATAAATCAATAATGGCACAAATAAGCTTAAAGGAACCTAAACCTATATACAATAAAACACCAGAAAATTCACACGAAATAAAAGAATTAGATAAAGAAATTGCGGATTTATTTAATGTGCCTGATGATTATGAGGAACTGCCTTTAAATTCTACGGAGCTTATTGAAAAAGCATTTAATGACGGCAAGATAACATTAGAAAAAGCTTCTTTATTAAAGGTTTTTGCAGATTATGAACCAGAACGCCTATTAGATGAATATAAATCTAATCAACCAGCCGATACTTGCGAATATGCTATAAAATATTTAGTAGATAATTGGGATAGCTTATCTAAAGAAATACAAAATCAGGTTTTGCCATATCTTATTCCTTTAAATGATAATCGCAGTTTTTTTTCACCACATAATAAAAAAGAAAATAAAAATACAGCTTCAAATTTGAATTTTTTTAATGAAGTCTATGCAGCTAATGATGATTATGAAGTTTGTGAAGATGAATTTATTTATGATGGACAAAAAATTAAAATTTTATATTATGAAGGGAAAAAATGGTCTGATAAAAAAAGGCAGTCTATTAAAAATATGGCTTCACAAGTAAAGGAAGCATTAACTTATTCATGGGAAAAGTTTAAACCATTAATGAAAGTAAAACCTTCAAAGCCTTTAATAATTGAAATAATTGATTTGCCAAAAACAAAATTAGGTGAAGAGTTTTATTATGATGGCAAATATAGAATAAGAATAAATATTTTACTATGTGATTTTGAAAAGACTATAAAATCTACTGTAGCACATGAGCTTTTTCATGTATTTCAGGATGAACTTAAAATTGGATATAATACGGTTGATGAAAAATGGCTATGTGAAGCAACTGCTGTTTGGTCCGAAAACTATGCATATCCTGATTATAATGTGGAGCATTGTAGACATCCTGGCTTTTTTAGAACTCTTGATAAGGAAAGGATTGGGTATGGAAAACTTTTTGAATATGACAGCTATATGTTTTTTTATTATCTTACCGATTATGCAGGTATGAATTTTATTCCTGAAATTATTAAAACTGCTGGAAAAAAAGGATCAGAATCAATTAGACCTTTTTTGGATGAAAATATAAAAAATATAAAAGAAACTTATTCAAAATTTGCTCTATATAATTGGAACTGGCCTCCTGTAGATAAATATTATGATTATGGTAAAATAACAGGAGGTCCTAGTGGAAAAAGCTTTAAAAAGAAAATAATGAAAACTGATGAAGAGGATAAAGCAACTGTTTCCCTAAAGCCTGGAGCATTAATGTATTATTTGTATATATTTAATCAAAAAGATCCAATGCTTCAACATGTTACAGTTACCTTTGATAAATCTATAGCAGATGATAAATATTTAAAAAGGCAAGCTATATTAAGGATAAATGGCAAATGGATAGTAGAGGATTGGTCCGATATAACTGAAAAACAATTTTGTAAAGCAAAAACAGATAAAAGTGAAGATATTCAAGCTTTGATTTTAATTTATTCAAATGCAAATTTAAAGGAAGAATTAAAGGATGTAGATAAGTTCACAATACAAACAGGAAAGTGTTATAAAGAAGTAGATCTTAAATTATCATTTGAATATAATTTAAAATCTTATGATTTTGAGTGGAAGTCAAAGGGTAATATGATTGAAAAGCTAGAAATAAAAGATCACTATTATTATGTTGTAAAAAACTCCTCTTATAACTTTACTGGGGAAGGATTTAGCGAAGGTAAAAAGATAGTCGAAACATCGGGAAGCTTTTCGGTGTCAATTAATAATCCAAATATAAATAATTCTATGGTAAGGGTGTTGAAAAAACCTGCGGAAAATATAGAAGGATTAAAAGAAACTTATGAAAAATACGGAATAAAAGAAAATATTCCTCCCCATGGAATATTTGTAACTGCTCCTGCATTATTGCAAGGAACATCATTAAAAGGAAATACAACGTTTTACTTTCCCGAACCTATTGGTAAGGTAAGTTTATCCGATCCTCTTCCTTTAGACGGGATAAGTCAAGTTATAGCTATAACTATGGATATGGATGATTGGAATGCAAAGGGAATAAGTATATCAAAGGAAATTAATGTATTTAATCATAAATGTCCTTTAACTAAGGCTTTTTTAGTGGATTTTGATAAAATTATAAAACAACTAAACAATATTGAAAGCATGCCTGGTATGGGAAGTCAAATGCCTAATTCTAAAGAAATGCAAGATGCAATGGAATTTTTAAAAGAAAATAATATGGGAAATATACTTAATATAGAAAATCAAGGAAATACAAGCAAATTATCCTCATTTACTGCTATAAATTCTATAACAAAGGCAATGATTCCAGGGAATAAAATTACAAAAGGCTCTGCAACTTTGAAAATAAGGGCTAATGCTGTAAATACAAAATACTATGGAGAATAA